In Streptomyces thermolilacinus SPC6, a single genomic region encodes these proteins:
- the ctaE gene encoding aa3-type cytochrome oxidase subunit III, producing the protein MSVVATATTVDTGHAHPSVNRPNLTSVGTIIWLSSELMFFAALFAMYFTLRSVTGAEYWSEQAGHLNFPFSATNTTILVLSSLTCQLGVFAAERGDVKKLRAWFIVTFIMGAIFIGGQVLEYTELVKEAGMSLSSGPYGSVFYLTTGFHGLHVTGGLIAFLLVLGRTYAARRFTHEQATAAIVVSYYWHFVDVVWIGLFATIYMIK; encoded by the coding sequence CCGAACCTCACCAGCGTCGGAACCATCATCTGGCTGAGTTCCGAGCTGATGTTCTTCGCGGCCCTCTTCGCGATGTACTTCACCCTGCGTTCGGTAACGGGTGCCGAATACTGGTCCGAGCAGGCGGGCCATCTGAACTTCCCGTTCTCGGCGACCAACACCACGATCCTGGTGCTCTCCTCCCTCACCTGCCAGCTCGGCGTCTTCGCCGCCGAGCGCGGCGACGTGAAGAAGCTGCGCGCCTGGTTCATCGTGACGTTCATCATGGGCGCGATCTTCATCGGCGGCCAGGTCCTCGAGTACACCGAGCTGGTCAAGGAGGCGGGCATGTCCCTCTCCTCCGGCCCGTACGGCTCCGTGTTCTACCTGACCACGGGCTTCCACGGCCTTCACGTGACGGGTGGCCTCATCGCGTTCCTGCTGGTTCTCGGCCGGACGTACGCCGCGAGGCGGTTCACTCACGAGCAGGCAACCGCCGCCATCGTCGTGTCCTACTACTGGCACTTCGTCGATGTCGTCTGGATCGGCCTCTTCGCCACGATCTACATGATCAAGTAA